The Jiangella sp. DSM 45060 genome contains the following window.
TCGGTCTCGCAGCTCTCCACCGCCCGCCGCCGCGCCTCGGCGCCGTCCGCGACCACCACCGTCAGCGTCGCCCAGGTCTGCCGCCGCAGGTCGCGCAGCAGCGCCGGCGCGCCGGGCGGCACGACGGCCGTCACCGACGGCAGGGACGACGCGACGCCCGCGGCGGCCGTGGCGGCGCGCAGGGCGGCCCTCCGTGCCGCGACCGACCAGCTCTCGCGGCGCCCGGCGTCGGCCAGCGTCGACGGGGTCAGGGTGGCCACCAGCTCGCCCAGCACCGGGCCGAGCAGCCGGCGGACCACCAGCGGGAGATCGGGTGCGTACACCGGGACGCCGCCGACCAGCAGCTGGCGCAGGAATCCGGCCAGCTCGACCGGACCCGTCGCCGCGCCGAACGGCACCTGGACGCCCGCGTACGGGCGCAGCAGCTCCAGCGCGGCCGCGCCGAGGACCGCGGGCCGGCCGAGGTCGGCCAGCCGGGCGCGCCCCGCGTAGAGCCGCAGCGCGCCGGACGACGTGGTGCGCAGCGCCGCCAGCGGCCGCGGTGGCGCGCCGGGGCCGTCGTCGTCGAACGGGTCGAACCCGGCGGGGGAGACCAGCATGGTGTTGACCGCGGGCAGCGGCGCCGCGACGACGGCGTCGGCGGCCGCGCGCAGGGCGATCGGGTCGAGAGTGGCCAGGCCGGCCCAGTTCGGGACAAACGGCTCGACGATCGGTGCTGGTGGGAGGTCGGTTTTGGTCGGCATCACAGGGCCCGGTAGGTTCTCAGCGTGGCGCCGCCCGGAGGGCGGCGACCCCACACTACCCGGCTCCAGCGGAGGAACGATGTCGCCCACGGCCCGGACACCGGTCGCCGTACCCCGGCAGGATTGGACCACCGTCCAGGCACCCGATCTGGGCGCCTGGACGCCGTCCCTGACGGTGACGGTGGTGCTCCCGGCGAAGGACTGTCAGGACGAGCTCGACCTCACCCTCGCCGCGCTCTCGGCCCAGTCCTACCCGGCCGAGCTGATGGACGTCGTGGTCGTCGACGACGCGTCCGCGGAGCCGCTGCGGCTGCCGGCCGTCCACCCTGAGCGGACCCGCGTGCTGCGGCTGCCGCCCGGCGACGGGCACGGGTCCGGACGGGCGCGGCACGCCGGCGCCGAGGCCGCCACCGGCGACGTCGTGCTGTTCCTCGACGCCGACATCGTCGCCACCCGCACGCACGTCGAGGCGCACGCCCGATGGCACCACGTCCTCGCCGACGCCGTCGTGCTCGGGCACAAGCTGTTCGTCGACTTCGACGACATCACCGCCGCCGACGTCCTCGCCGCCACCCGCGACGACACGTTCGACCAGCTGCTCGACGGCCGCAAGCAGAAGAAGCACACCTGGCACGAGGACTTCATCCGCGAGGCCGCCCGGCTCACCACGTACACCGACGACACCTTCATCGCCGTCGTCGGCGCCAGCGTGTCGGCGCCGCGCGCGCTGTACGCCGAGAGCGGCGGCTTCTCGACGTTCGGGCTGCGCGGCATCGTCGACACCGAGTTCGGCTACCGCATCTTCACCGCCGGCGCCGTGCTCGTCCCGGAGCCCGACGCCCGCAGCTACCACCAGGGCGCGCGCAACTTCGCCACCCGCGGCGACGAGATCAAGCGCGAGCGGTCCGGCCTCGCGGCCAACCACCTGCCCATCCCGCTGTTCCGCCCCTCCGACGTCGGCCGCATGTGGCAGGTGCCGGTCGTGCACGCCATCGTCGACGCCACCAGCGGGACGCCCGAGGAGGTGCAGGTCACCGTCGACTCCATCCTGGCCTCGGCCTACACCGACCTCGTCGTCACGGTGTCGCCGAGCAAGGAACTGCCGCGCTGGATCGAGGACTACTTCGCCGCCGACGCCCGGGTCCGGTTCGCGCCCGAGCCCGTCCGCACCGGCTTCCCGGCGCCGTTCTCGCTGGTCGTGCCCGCCGGGGTGGCCATCGGCCGGTCGGCGGTGGGTTCGCTGCTGGCGCTGTCGTCGTCCGAGCAGGCCGGTCTGGTCCGCGCCACCGTGTCCGACGAGCCCGGCCCGCCGGTCGAGCTGTGGGCCACCCGGGCGCTGCACCGCGCGCGGCGCCACGCCGGCGCCGACGGCCTCGACGAGACCGCGCGGCGGCTGTTCGGGATGCACTGGGTCAGCGGCGCCGAGATCGGCGTCCGTCCCGCCGTCGTCGGGGTGACGAAGCAGGGCATGCTGCACGAGGCCTCGGCCGGCTGATCGGGCGGGCCGCCGCCGCGTCGGGTCCTAGCGCGACGCGGTGAAGAAGCGGGTGCGGCCGACGGTGTCGCCGTCGGCGAGGCGAACGCCGTCGACGGGCTCGGCCAGCCAGTCGGCGGCGATGTCGGCCTCGTCCTGCCGTTGCGCGTCGTCGAGGGCGACCACGGCGCCGTCGTCGAGCGCCGTCGCCAGCAGCGGGAACGCCGGGTAGCGCGACCGCGGCCCGGCGCTGCCGGGCGGGCCGTCGACGAACAGGAGGTCGATGCCGCGCAGGTCGGTCCACTGCGGCGCCGCGTACCAGTCGTGCTTCTCGCCGCCGACGGTGACCGGCTCGAGCGGCGCCTCGCGCACCTCCGCCACGTCGCCCAGGCCGTGCCGGGCCAGCGCCTCGCGGGTGAGCGCGGCGTAGCGTTCGTGGTGCTCCAGCGCGACGACGCGGCCCTTGCCGGCGTGCCGGCAGGCCAGCGCCAGCCAGACCGTCGAGCTGCCGCTGCCGCACTCGACGATCAGCGCGTCGGACGGCAGCCGGCGCACCAGCGACGCCAGCCGGAGCACCGTCCGCGGCGACGCCGCGAAGCCGCCGAACGCGGGGACCTCGTCGTCGGCGCCGAGCATGGCGTACAGGTTGGCCAGCGCGGACAGCTCGGCCAGCTGCCGCTCGGTCAGCGTGGCGTGGAGGTCGGCGCGCAGCTCCTCGTGCAGCGCGACCAGCTCGTCGTGGCGCACCGCGGCGTCGAGGCGCTGCGCCCCGATGATGGCCGCCAGCGGCCCGCCGGTGGGGTCGGCCTGCCGCTCCGCGACCGACTGGACGGACGTCGCGACGGCCTCGACCGCGCTGGTGAGCGCCTTGAGCTGCTTCTCCGTCCTGCGGGCGCGCTGTTCGGCCTCGCGGGCGGAGGCCCCGACCGCGACCAGCCCGACCAGCGTCAGGCCGGCCAGCAGGGTGAGCGCCGCCACGGCGAGGCTGCCGCCCGTCGCGACCACGATGATCGCCACGACGACGGCGGCGAGGGCGCCGGCCATGCCCAGCAGGGGCCAGCGGGAGCCGAGGAGAGCGCGTACCGCCCGTTGCATCGAATCTCCGTCGTAGGTCTGGTCGGGAAGCAGAAACTGTACCGGCGCCCGGCGTCAGTGGGCCGTGGCGTGTGCCAGCTTTTCCAACGAGTGAACGAACAGGTCGGCGTCGGCGTCCCAGCTGTAGTGCGCGATGACGGCGGCGCGCCCGGCCTCGGCCATGCGGGCCCGCTCCGCGGGGTCGGCCCGCAGCGCACGCACCGCCGCCTCCGCCGCGTCGACGTCGCCGAACGGGACGATCGTGCCGCACCGGTGCCGCCTGATCAGCTCCGCCGACGCCGGGTTCGGCGTGCTGATGACGGGCAGGCCGTGCGCCATGTACTCGACGATCTTCGTGGGCCGGGAGTGCGCGTAGTTGGGCTGCTCGTGCAGCAGGCTGAGCCCCGCCAGCGCACCCGGCAGCATCGTCAGCGCCTCGTCGTTGGGGACGAAGCCGTGCCACGTCACCGCGCCCTCGGCCTGCGCGGCCTCGATGGCCGCCTGACAGTCGGCGTCGGCCGGGCCGACCAGGTGCACCTGGATCTCCGGAGCCAGCCGCCGCCCCAGCTCCACCAGGTCGAGGCCGCCGCGCGCCGCCGTCAACCGGCCCAGGTAGATCACGCGGTCGTCGACCCGCGTGCTGACGTCGTCGGGGATCGCCACGCTGTTCCGGACGATGGTGTGCTGCTTGCGGAAGCGGCCGGCGTACGACTCCTCGGCCAGCAGCAGCGGCATGCGGCGCTCGGCGTGCCGTTCGATGGCCCGGATCAGCGCCGCCCCCGCCGGGCGGCCGGCCCTCGGCAGCCAGGCCTTCATCCGCAGCGCCGCGGCGGTGTCCTCGTGGACGTCCCACACCAGGCCCGGGATGGTCAGGCCGATGCTGGCCAGCACCAGCTCCGGGTCGTGCATCAGGACGATGTCGAAGTCGCGGCCGCGCCGCTTCAGCAGCCGCCGCGCCGTCCGCATGGCCGTCAGCCGGTGCCGTCCGTGCGACCGCGGGATGTCGATGACGCTGAGGTCGCCCGGGATCGGCCGCCCGGTGGCGCTGAACGGCGCCGCCAGCGTCACCTCGTGCCCGGCCTCCCGCAACGCGACGATCTGCCGGTGCCTGATACGTGCGTCTTCCGGGTCGTGGACGACGGTCAGGACGAGGACGCGCATGGCGCTAGCTAGCCCGCCCGTTGACCGTGAGTCGTACTCGCACGTTCGTCCCCGACTTCCCATCGACACAGCCACACCCTGGAGAACGCTCATGCCCACCCGCACGGTTGCACGGTGAACGTTCCGGTTTCGCTGCGCCCCCACCTTGCCGTTCGGCCGCACTGAGGCGGCGCATCACCCGGTGGATCCTACAGCAGCGCCCGGGCTCACCCCAGGCCCGGTTGGATTGTGCTGATACAGCCGCCCGGCCGGACTGCCCAGCGCGCACGTCGTGCGGCGTCCTGTCAGCGCGGTACCGGGATGCGCCCGCGCTCCCGAGGCGTCGCCTCCTTCGGTGTGGTGCGAAGCCCAGCCGATCCTGATCGACCGGTGCGGGGGCCAGGATCGCGGATCCCCATTGCTCGCCCGGTCGCTGGAACGACGGCCAGGTGTTGCTGTGGACCGTGTCTGTGGAACGCTGCGCTGTGGTTGCCGCGTTATCGCCCGACATAGTCAGGTCAGCGGCTCTGAGAACCCTTTCTCGTAGACGAGCTGTCCATGACTGGCGCGTTCGCCCAAGAACTCGGCGATGAAAATGGCATGAGCGGCGTCGGCACTGTCGATTGCGAGGAGCGACGGCGACGACCATTCGAGCAGAGCGCCCGCTTCGGTGAGTTGCTCGTAGATCGCTTGTGCAGGATGGTCGGTATCGCCGAAGTAGGCGCGAAACGTGTACCGGCCCGAATGCCGTGTCGTGCGCAATACTGTGTAGTGATCGGATGGTGATGCCTCGACGATGTCGCCGAGCGCCATGTCATAGACAACGAACGGTATACAGCAGATCTCGAAAAGGGACTCTTCAAGCTGCCGTGCCCACATCTGTTCGAACTTGAATGGCGCATCGGCTGCTGGTAGTCGGACGCGAACAATGAAATCCGCGCGATCCCGCCACGCGGGAGACTGATGAACCACAAATTCTTGGTCACTCATTTCACTAATTCCAATGCGCGGGTGGCCAGGGACCGCTGTATCCGGCCGGTGGGTTGACAGGATGGTCGCGATCCCTCTTCGAGGCGTTGCAATGACTGCAGGCTACCTGCCCGTTGTCCGTGGTGGCGTTCCCTCCTCGCGAGCGCGGCACAGCGTGGTCAGCCTGCGGACGGTCTGTCGACATACGACAGTAGACGCACGTATAGGAGCCGTCGCTGGAATAGCTCCTGTTGTCAGCGAGAATCCTGTCGCGGATGCTACGTGGGAACGGCTCGCCGGCCGTGGCATCGCCCGCGGAACCGGGCTTGATCGGCGGAAATGCTTCACCTGCGGCGCCGCAGCCGTCATTGGTGTTGTGGACGAGGATGTCGTTTTCGCCGACATGGTAGGTGTGGATGTCGGCGATCGTGAGGTTGTAGGCGAGCCCGGCGTAGGCCGACGCCTCGTCGATGCCGCCGACGGTCAGGAGACGGCCGTCGGCGGTGAGAACGGAGTCGCCGGTGTCGATGGCGGCGGCGTCCTGGAACTCCTGCTCGCTGGCGTTCCAGAACGGGTGGTCCTCAGTTGTCGTGATGGTGGTGCCGTTGACCTCGAGGTCGACGAGGCTGTCCTCGTGCATCCACACGTGGGTGACGGCCTTGGCGGCCTGTTCGCCGGTCTCGGGGTCAGTGGCGACGACCTCGTCGCCGACTTCGACGTCTTGGATGGCTTTTCGGGTGCCGTCACCCATGAGTACCAAGGTCGTGCCGGCGAACGACTTCATGCCGCAAGCTCTTGCGGCTGTCGCAAGTTCCTCCGCGACATTGTCGGCAGCGCGCACACCGTCAATCACATGGTTCGTCGTCCGGATTGCGGTGCGCGCGACAGCAGCGCCTGGAATGAAGTTGGAACCGGCCCACAGGCATGCAACCGCATCGCCCTGGAAGCAGTTGACGAAGTCGTCAGCACCGATCAACCATCCGATCGGCCCCAGTGAGTCGAGGAAACCTCCTGTCGGCCTGTGTCTGGCCTGCGCGATTGCTTGCTCAAGCGGTACATACGAGGTTGCGGGAGTGCTTGGTCCGCTATAGACGTGCTTGACTGGCGCGATCCCGTAGCCGCTGGCGGCCGGACCATAGTTCGTGTGTCCGCTTTGCAGGCCTTGCCCAGGCGGTTGTTTGTTGCCGAGGGGGCCTCCGACGGCCGGCGGGTGTTTGGGGATGACGCCGCCGATGGTGGCCGCGCGCGTTCCCATCTGGTTGGACGGGAAGAGGCCGGTGGGGTCGCTGCCCGTGATCGGGCTGTTGTTCGCGTACGCGTACCCGTGCATCTGCTGCGGCATCATGTGGTCGATGACCGGGTCCACCGACAGGAAGCGGCCGATCACGGGGTCGTAGGCGCGGGCGCCCATCTGGATTAGCCCGGTGGCGTCGTCCTCGATGCCGGTGTGGAAGCCGCGGTCCGTCGGGAAGGTGCCGACCGAGCCCGTGGAGCCGCGGTAGTTGCCGAACGGGTCGCGGTCCTTGTTCTTGACCGAGCTGCTGTCGGCGTCGATGGCGGTGTCCGCGCTGCCGTTGTGGTCGGCGTACAGGTCCTGCAGGCCGCCGGAGGGACTGCGGACGGAGATGGTCTGGCCGCCGAAGGAGTAGTACCGCCGGGCCGAGACCG
Protein-coding sequences here:
- a CDS encoding DUF4265 domain-containing protein, with product MSDQEFVVHQSPAWRDRADFIVRVRLPAADAPFKFEQMWARQLEESLFEICCIPFVVYDMALGDIVEASPSDHYTVLRTTRHSGRYTFRAYFGDTDHPAQAIYEQLTEAGALLEWSSPSLLAIDSADAAHAIFIAEFLGERASHGQLVYEKGFSEPLT
- a CDS encoding glycosyltransferase family 2 protein, whose product is MSPTARTPVAVPRQDWTTVQAPDLGAWTPSLTVTVVLPAKDCQDELDLTLAALSAQSYPAELMDVVVVDDASAEPLRLPAVHPERTRVLRLPPGDGHGSGRARHAGAEAATGDVVLFLDADIVATRTHVEAHARWHHVLADAVVLGHKLFVDFDDITAADVLAATRDDTFDQLLDGRKQKKHTWHEDFIREAARLTTYTDDTFIAVVGASVSAPRALYAESGGFSTFGLRGIVDTEFGYRIFTAGAVLVPEPDARSYHQGARNFATRGDEIKRERSGLAANHLPIPLFRPSDVGRMWQVPVVHAIVDATSGTPEEVQVTVDSILASAYTDLVVTVSPSKELPRWIEDYFAADARVRFAPEPVRTGFPAPFSLVVPAGVAIGRSAVGSLLALSSSEQAGLVRATVSDEPGPPVELWATRALHRARRHAGADGLDETARRLFGMHWVSGAEIGVRPAVVGVTKQGMLHEASAG
- a CDS encoding glycosyltransferase, producing the protein MRVLVLTVVHDPEDARIRHRQIVALREAGHEVTLAAPFSATGRPIPGDLSVIDIPRSHGRHRLTAMRTARRLLKRRGRDFDIVLMHDPELVLASIGLTIPGLVWDVHEDTAAALRMKAWLPRAGRPAGAALIRAIERHAERRMPLLLAEESYAGRFRKQHTIVRNSVAIPDDVSTRVDDRVIYLGRLTAARGGLDLVELGRRLAPEIQVHLVGPADADCQAAIEAAQAEGAVTWHGFVPNDEALTMLPGALAGLSLLHEQPNYAHSRPTKIVEYMAHGLPVISTPNPASAELIRRHRCGTIVPFGDVDAAEAAVRALRADPAERARMAEAGRAAVIAHYSWDADADLFVHSLEKLAHATAH
- a CDS encoding class I SAM-dependent methyltransferase — protein: MQRAVRALLGSRWPLLGMAGALAAVVVAIIVVATGGSLAVAALTLLAGLTLVGLVAVGASAREAEQRARRTEKQLKALTSAVEAVATSVQSVAERQADPTGGPLAAIIGAQRLDAAVRHDELVALHEELRADLHATLTERQLAELSALANLYAMLGADDEVPAFGGFAASPRTVLRLASLVRRLPSDALIVECGSGSSTVWLALACRHAGKGRVVALEHHERYAALTREALARHGLGDVAEVREAPLEPVTVGGEKHDWYAAPQWTDLRGIDLLFVDGPPGSAGPRSRYPAFPLLATALDDGAVVALDDAQRQDEADIAADWLAEPVDGVRLADGDTVGRTRFFTASR